Within the Bacillota bacterium genome, the region TGCGGTAATTGATGCTTTGGGCACATTTTTGGATGATGTTTATCTTACAAAGCTCATGAGTCCAGAAGAAGCTCTAATTTCGTATGAGCTGACATTTCTATTCTGCGCGGTGGCCGTTTTTATTTACCTTGTTGGGTTTAAGAAAAGCAGCTTTAAACTGATCAATGAAAAAGACCGGATTCTGGCTGCTGTGTTTGAAACTGCGGGGCAGTATTTCTATGTTTTTGCCCTGGATACAAATTCAGTTATCGTGGCACCGATGATTGGATGCTACAGTATCGTGTCTGTGATTTTAGGCAGAGTGTTTCTTAAGGAGCGCTTAACTAAGCCGCAGTATTTCTTTATTGGAATGGTACTGTTAGGAGTCTTTATTCTGGGATTCTTTGAATAAGGTGATATTTTTCTCAAACAGGCATTGACTGATGCCCATACTGCATATATAATAATGTCAAAAGCTTCAGGGCGGGGTGGAATTCCCCACCGGCGGTGAAGCGGCCTTAGAGCCGATAAGCCCGCGAGCGCAAGCTGAGCTGGTTAGAATCCAGTGCCGACGGTAAAGTCCGGATGGGAGAAGCGCAATACAGTGTATTTGCTGTGCTTGTTACCTCTGCCCCTGATCTTTTAGGGGCTTTTTTGATGCCCCAATATCAGTGAAAAGGAGCAGATAGTATGAAAGCCAAAGAACTGGTTCAAATGGCTGTCTTGACAGCCATATCGATTGTGCTGGTTTACTTAGTAAGGTTTCCGATTTTCGCATCAGCGCCCTTTTTAGAGTATGACATGGCTGATGTGCCGATTTTGATCGGAACATTTCTGTTCGGACCCATCAGCGGCTTACTGCTGACTGCTGCCGTGTCGATTCTGCAGGGGTTGACTGTATCAGCTCAGAGCGGCTGGATCGGGATCATTATGCATATTATTGCAACCGGCACATTTGTGGTTGTGGCAGGAGCAATTTACCGCTTTAATCACACCAGGATAGGTGCCATAATCGCTTTGGTCTGCGGCAGCATCGCCATGACTTTGATGATGATTCCGCTTAACCTGATCTTTACTGTTCACTTCATGGGAGTAGATAGGGCAGTAGTGGTTGATATGCTGATTCCTGTCATT harbors:
- a CDS encoding ECF transporter S component gives rise to the protein MKAKELVQMAVLTAISIVLVYLVRFPIFASAPFLEYDMADVPILIGTFLFGPISGLLLTAAVSILQGLTVSAQSGWIGIIMHIIATGTFVVVAGAIYRFNHTRIGAIIALVCGSIAMTLMMIPLNLIFTVHFMGVDRAVVVDMLIPVIIPFNLIKACANSIVTFLVYKHAGRVLRLGEDSNYKV